A single genomic interval of Spinacia oleracea cultivar Varoflay chromosome 6, BTI_SOV_V1, whole genome shotgun sequence harbors:
- the LOC110786467 gene encoding uncharacterized protein isoform X2 produces MESVMSWVVQHKLHTVGCLWLSGITGSIAYNWSRPQMKTRVTSKKATLIEYHNELREKLGPTSTISRENGEVLGDRYKLLPVDLRDIPRLNNVIGLANLDPRSYRTWQANNKGSRKSLRWKEIICSREPKMLECGYYVMKYMYQIVLLRLQSISNVEEIFSPNPYTQEEIDDVREKWSRYFISSCL; encoded by the exons ATGGAGTCAGTCATGTCATGGGTCGTTCAACATAAGCTTCATACCGTCG GATGTTTATGGCTGAGTGGGATCACTGGATCAATCGCCTACAATTGGTCTCGCCCTCAAATGAAAACTAGG GTGACTAGCAAGAAGGCAACATTAATCGAgtatcacaatgagttgagagAAAAACTTGGTCCAACTTCTACAATTTCCCGAG AAAATGGGGAAGTTCTTGGAGATCGTTACAAACTGCTTCCTGTTGATTTGAGGGACATTCCAAGGTTAAATAATGTGATAGGTTTAGCAAACCTTGATCCTAG GAGTTATCGGACTTGGCAAGCCAATAACAAAGGATCTCGAAAGTCTCTAAGATGGAAAGAAATTATA TGTTCTCGTGAACCGAAAATGCTTGAATGTGGCTATTACGTCATGAAGTACATGTATCAAATAGTTTTACTTCGATTACAAAGTATTAGTAATGTGGAAGAG ATATTTTCTCCAAACCCGTACACTCAAGAGGAGATCGACGATGTTCGAGAAAAATggagtagatattttattagTAGTTGTTTGTAA
- the LOC110786467 gene encoding uncharacterized protein isoform X1, giving the protein MESVMSWVVQHKLHTVGCLWLSGITGSIAYNWSRPQMKTRVTSKKATLIEYHNELREKLGPTSTISRENGEVLGDRYKLLPVDLRDIPRLNNVIGLANLDPRSYRTWQANNKGSRKSLRWKEIICSREPKMLECGYYVMKYMYQIVLLRLQSISNVEEYRYFLQTRTLKRRSTMFEKNGVDILLVVVCNHFLVFRDRN; this is encoded by the exons ATGGAGTCAGTCATGTCATGGGTCGTTCAACATAAGCTTCATACCGTCG GATGTTTATGGCTGAGTGGGATCACTGGATCAATCGCCTACAATTGGTCTCGCCCTCAAATGAAAACTAGG GTGACTAGCAAGAAGGCAACATTAATCGAgtatcacaatgagttgagagAAAAACTTGGTCCAACTTCTACAATTTCCCGAG AAAATGGGGAAGTTCTTGGAGATCGTTACAAACTGCTTCCTGTTGATTTGAGGGACATTCCAAGGTTAAATAATGTGATAGGTTTAGCAAACCTTGATCCTAG GAGTTATCGGACTTGGCAAGCCAATAACAAAGGATCTCGAAAGTCTCTAAGATGGAAAGAAATTATA TGTTCTCGTGAACCGAAAATGCTTGAATGTGGCTATTACGTCATGAAGTACATGTATCAAATAGTTTTACTTCGATTACAAAGTATTAGTAATGTGGAAGAG TACAGATATTTTCTCCAAACCCGTACACTCAAGAGGAGATCGACGATGTTCGAGAAAAATggagtagatattttattagTAGTTGTTTGTAATCATTTTCTAGTTTTCAGAGATAGAAATTAA
- the LOC110786467 gene encoding uncharacterized protein isoform X3 — protein MESVMSWVVQHKLHTVGCLWLSGITGSIAYNWSRPQMKTRVTSKKATLIEYHNELREKLGPTSTISRENGEVLGDRYKLLPVDLRDIPRLNNVIGLANLDPRSYRTWQANNKGSRKSLRWKEIIYRYFLQTRTLKRRSTMFEKNGVDILLVVVCNHFLVFRDRN, from the exons ATGGAGTCAGTCATGTCATGGGTCGTTCAACATAAGCTTCATACCGTCG GATGTTTATGGCTGAGTGGGATCACTGGATCAATCGCCTACAATTGGTCTCGCCCTCAAATGAAAACTAGG GTGACTAGCAAGAAGGCAACATTAATCGAgtatcacaatgagttgagagAAAAACTTGGTCCAACTTCTACAATTTCCCGAG AAAATGGGGAAGTTCTTGGAGATCGTTACAAACTGCTTCCTGTTGATTTGAGGGACATTCCAAGGTTAAATAATGTGATAGGTTTAGCAAACCTTGATCCTAG GAGTTATCGGACTTGGCAAGCCAATAACAAAGGATCTCGAAAGTCTCTAAGATGGAAAGAAATTATA TACAGATATTTTCTCCAAACCCGTACACTCAAGAGGAGATCGACGATGTTCGAGAAAAATggagtagatattttattagTAGTTGTTTGTAATCATTTTCTAGTTTTCAGAGATAGAAATTAA
- the LOC110786467 gene encoding uncharacterized protein isoform X4 codes for MESVMSWVVQHKLHTVGCLWLSGITGSIAYNWSRPQMKTRVTSKKATLIEYHNELREKLGPTSTISRENGEVLGDRYKLLPVDLRDIPRLNNVIGLANLDPRSYRTWQANNKGSRKSLRWKEIIIFSPNPYTQEEIDDVREKWSRYFISSCL; via the exons ATGGAGTCAGTCATGTCATGGGTCGTTCAACATAAGCTTCATACCGTCG GATGTTTATGGCTGAGTGGGATCACTGGATCAATCGCCTACAATTGGTCTCGCCCTCAAATGAAAACTAGG GTGACTAGCAAGAAGGCAACATTAATCGAgtatcacaatgagttgagagAAAAACTTGGTCCAACTTCTACAATTTCCCGAG AAAATGGGGAAGTTCTTGGAGATCGTTACAAACTGCTTCCTGTTGATTTGAGGGACATTCCAAGGTTAAATAATGTGATAGGTTTAGCAAACCTTGATCCTAG GAGTTATCGGACTTGGCAAGCCAATAACAAAGGATCTCGAAAGTCTCTAAGATGGAAAGAAATTATA ATATTTTCTCCAAACCCGTACACTCAAGAGGAGATCGACGATGTTCGAGAAAAATggagtagatattttattagTAGTTGTTTGTAA